A window from Phaeocystidibacter marisrubri encodes these proteins:
- a CDS encoding SpvB/TcaC N-terminal domain-containing protein codes for MRTDSISRIAAIVTVLVFLSNDLMASAMYLRVGLPVVSSERYSAMPVVSTPYFQPVEADTEVITRRSSNSFSAPEEERTSITSTASRNYARALDFEVLDSTVDLRGYVSFDAELSSIPSHINNVTRNAEAYRMDGEYEHAYPVAIGVDASRLKSISDIDHVQVLFFDRVTRSWKAAQTLRTDRDILRIEAMVPGETDYFAGLITSPEMPEANAYVPTSVSDIDPVNPATGMRLMQPPSVNRQGSANINYPLWIPQGRNGMTPPLSVSYNSDGGTGWMGMGWNIGSSSISVDTKWGVPVFDDIQESEGYVLDGEALFQEGGFRPNKAVKDSSGNVIVQLRQPSGSRFFPRVQTSYQKIERLGGDPTKYFWKVTDASNTVRYYGTEDGATLDQNSVLQEGTNGNIAKWYLTKVVDQWGNTIEYDYTSYLNTTTNKMKSGGKGMHLSSITYTGFGSTSGRYHIIFNTAVGRKDGSVMMNYGFKVIDDRKLMSIDVKYDSQLLVKYVFGYNAYDQSTHFKTLLQYIAEERGGVEFYRHTMNYYERGLEYDSDPKILRMNHGTRYLSESPWYIKSVLNPLYTYIEPSPIRTSLTEGYSGSGRVGFGLALNESPFGITLTKENTVGAGISSSSSVSDVITQMRDFNGDGIPDVVIDEGDKVYYRPITRRANGTLQIGSKVRIYIDGISRTRNSSTGYQVEVIGPQAAQLTHMNVSFSDGNSEVLRDVIDYNADGYPDLIYPDGNTAKVLFGEMSDNGEYHFRGSSESTFNPVVKGQNAVAAPQGDNLQPMEIVRVWEAFETGQIRITGLASMYPGATGTAQVAVQHNEAFQNGGFQTITPTSPSSVAHFLYLNVAKGDKIFFRMRAGEDGQSDLVKWNPVIRYTSGNRLDGQNTNWGVSSSQAGFLLSSGEGATFQGDQEFRVQLNYSNNPIYSDEVNVAIDVYVNGVLSNTYYQTVEEGTSSSPTNSIAPFVGLTGSNYYKVAGLTSSDVVSLQFRLTSSSNILWTGLLWTPVVEFKNDCVNPVEELYPTPEYVTYNKLDEHGYQTDLGILSSGVDYQLLPVIDDAGVSSVIDKPDDVSQDVVYMTLKNSGVMAEKIAIVFDGVKGTITYKNVDMTQGVGPYDMAFVGKTTLNSSSFTSASKAYFTKTSIDQKAQIEFFAKGPYAQALLDYIQNNLAKFSLYSPSGLVRSITAYDLGFFHREIELLQMNYKHWGVFGWKPHEDSMNYPIQRAQLHIPLGNDPSAYDTTYIKNHPDEYDASKYKFWPLYAIRGENVGDLWGYQKSLITSDRNRDRYGINGQAIAAFRLAGGFSPILVNEFDQSTNLPSISVGPSDPKFTAQGLLTRSTSRSLGISSGTDPIAFAVSVSQLGLYSKQLSSFTDLNGDGYPDILVDDDVIKGQFTNPQGGLGAQVEVPRISILGQGTSLGGNAAWSGSYTTESRKFTLSGNLGAGYRASKSRTSIIDVNGDGIPDSYEDDLFSEKFRLGYGYGFEANVFDAIGTIRNHAYDISLSGNLAPIAVSYSWWVRSLSGGLNVNRAGNYSERFYFDFNGDGLTDYIDLTAADDLWLNTGSEFEAYDITGYNLTQGTENYNKSGSTGVSAQVTFTLGPILWGLKVPVTAGYSDNFSIDRLKTSFMDMNGDGAPDYVETEDGDLKVYYATFGDANKLKSVTNPLKGKFTITYEVVGNKQGYHEPVVRTHLSELENEKIYWDMPSAKWVMSSVVVSDGHLITDGTNDLDGVDEYETKFAYDGGIRIRREREFAGFTRVATIQPNQLGEREDFCAESNDFEIEKKRYIKDEYDCPFKLNYDTTSVRRTGQYNMNVLEYRAPKGTSPRDMGRYLYEQGILENTYLLHVHEWRDSVRVDTLNLGYDCSDPSVEYGAHHYDSWTHQHIELISDEGVDFELRLVESGVSKMSTYGGTLGEVIEQGAKDWLLVDEVYTSDNLPDYITVFPAVTDKRNINFPVVEDRSGINLQKYHLEFDKYFNVVWFEDFGTLNTAQVDTIPVDTIYTGHYEYLTQQNSCADLDMVPGLDVVPIDDYHYYVYVECDSPSYEPDTIYGLYENTSGCGNQEGIGPRAVCDGNELAEFTSTHRKWVIEETIIYKLVDKSTYDFRIIAVMDYFSPTSANNRTNVLQEHWVYTQSVSPSNIRRHSKVESLTTNKKAVQQMGQYLSPSDVMLTDFTYDAMGNLTQVEAPQVPGQGRPTTTFVYDSDVSQFVERVNNPYGDFACTIYDIGYQQVLQTTDINGQVMRFAFDQYRRPSRVWAPRELSSSSKEPTISFEYHPFDTHPYASTYHNTGNASTVVSYGSASTSCDALVPENTLDTVISTAAQTITFTDGLSRAIQVQTLTDWDDPSSGTDHSMGVARRVSGFSVYDKFGQVYVQHNDTLITGTSASTIAFETLLTDTMGKVKFDYLNRPTESMSLYPTGGASSNVDWSTTTVNRSWSVFNGESRYTEITNLDGKSRAYTYQDHKGRQVGSAQEGVSWAANMEITRFVYDELGQLDTVIDPANQKTTYQYDWVGRMIEEVHPDRGRTTNTYDLGGNLVSVSTEGTRESITNGQITFDYDLNRLVGKKMPAGSSNEDLYNVAFTYGQRGDGKNGAGRIVTVEQGDSSAPFLVETLKYDELGQTSFQSRVIKVPQKGFKTYTTNFRYDSFGRMLQMTYPDNEQLDYHYTDLGNLLWVDVSNGSCITVPNLIDTISYDGYDNIVYMKYGNGTKMNYGYHPVTRTLLSSDVLALPKGYPHQQQVMDRSYSYNSLGMISASEITPHRLFMATSSKLTTTYTYDGLMRLKEASTSMSSVSFDAADDPGTPPVTYSAYSGTVHEVSMDYDLSGRITNKVSDPQGSYPMTNLSSLDYSLSMVYDGSKKHKLTSSSEITPSDTANTTYDYNNSGSIKEINRNLSGSTLGSIRILWNEEQQMIADSNDRGIHHYVYDYNGERIMKASFTTSTVNINGDVYTQTGTLDAYKVYVNPYVVAEHFDTEDRLTFHYYMGMQRVASGRFTEQTYQSQQKAASESQDSSEDLVLNQLEEILSEFKLNKGEDYTREELESPASVIQSYPDLSSGKAEGMSTDLSPTTNDGVNEVNCGDRTTEVYWYHPNYLGSVDLITDLDGQVHQFFLYNAWGENMSEYNAQPQGFDSPYRFNGKEVDEETGLAYYGARYYDNQLSIWLSVDPMAMEGINLTMTSYQFTNNNPINLVDPNGTNANPVFDSDGNYIGNTSEGFVGDALIYSGTSQIDFSTMSADQALQDNNTSTMTSVIRNNQMRGEVFQKIMSSIVSNFDGQEIMNGIVFDYESIGSQIYWDASGDPTSNEFSYDPEKDRIYATMNTSISEYTVENIKNAVLSHEYLSHKILDYNSSDRDEYRAYMREMEYMLQTGNNVTPTYRLETMKRMMQYFQDAYPNADMSQAVQQWLYHFNRYTQP; via the coding sequence ATGAGAACGGATAGTATCTCAAGGATAGCCGCCATTGTTACCGTTTTGGTTTTTCTCTCTAATGATTTGATGGCAAGCGCAATGTATTTGAGGGTTGGTTTACCTGTGGTGTCAAGTGAAAGATACTCTGCGATGCCCGTGGTATCAACCCCGTACTTTCAACCTGTTGAAGCGGATACGGAAGTCATTACAAGACGTTCGTCCAACAGTTTCTCTGCACCAGAAGAAGAACGTACGTCAATTACTTCAACCGCTTCTAGAAATTACGCCAGAGCGCTCGATTTTGAAGTGCTTGATTCGACCGTTGATTTGCGAGGTTATGTATCGTTTGATGCTGAACTATCATCTATCCCTAGTCACATCAATAACGTGACACGAAATGCGGAGGCTTATCGCATGGATGGTGAATATGAACACGCGTATCCTGTGGCTATTGGAGTGGATGCCTCTCGATTGAAGTCCATATCAGATATTGACCATGTTCAGGTCTTATTCTTTGACCGAGTGACGCGTTCGTGGAAAGCGGCTCAAACCTTGAGAACAGATCGTGATATACTACGAATAGAGGCCATGGTTCCCGGTGAAACGGATTATTTCGCGGGATTGATTACTTCGCCAGAAATGCCAGAAGCGAATGCATATGTACCTACGAGTGTTTCTGATATAGATCCAGTAAATCCTGCTACGGGGATGCGCCTTATGCAGCCGCCAAGTGTCAATCGACAGGGTTCAGCAAATATTAATTATCCGCTCTGGATTCCGCAGGGCAGAAATGGAATGACTCCGCCATTGTCCGTTTCCTATAATTCAGATGGAGGAACAGGTTGGATGGGCATGGGATGGAATATTGGTAGTTCCAGTATAAGTGTCGATACGAAATGGGGTGTTCCTGTTTTTGATGACATTCAAGAAAGTGAAGGATATGTACTCGACGGTGAAGCGCTATTTCAGGAAGGTGGGTTTCGTCCCAATAAAGCAGTTAAAGATTCTTCAGGAAATGTAATTGTCCAACTGCGCCAGCCTAGTGGTAGTCGTTTCTTTCCGAGAGTACAAACGTCCTACCAGAAAATTGAACGTCTGGGTGGAGATCCAACCAAATACTTTTGGAAAGTAACCGACGCTTCGAATACAGTACGTTATTATGGAACTGAGGATGGTGCTACGCTAGATCAGAATTCTGTCTTACAAGAAGGGACAAACGGCAATATCGCCAAATGGTACTTGACTAAGGTGGTAGATCAATGGGGAAACACGATAGAATACGATTACACATCCTACCTCAATACCACCACCAATAAAATGAAGAGTGGAGGTAAAGGAATGCATTTATCCAGCATTACTTATACGGGATTTGGGAGTACGTCGGGAAGATATCATATCATCTTCAACACTGCGGTTGGCAGAAAAGATGGAAGCGTAATGATGAATTACGGTTTCAAAGTGATCGATGATAGGAAGCTGATGAGCATTGACGTTAAATACGATTCTCAATTGTTAGTGAAGTATGTTTTTGGATACAATGCCTATGATCAAAGTACTCACTTCAAGACACTGCTTCAATACATAGCTGAGGAAAGAGGGGGAGTTGAGTTTTATCGACATACGATGAATTACTACGAGCGTGGTTTGGAATACGACAGCGACCCCAAGATTCTTCGAATGAATCATGGAACTCGATATTTAAGTGAGTCACCATGGTATATCAAATCGGTTCTCAATCCTCTTTATACGTATATCGAGCCGTCTCCCATACGCACCTCGCTCACCGAGGGGTACAGCGGGAGTGGAAGAGTTGGTTTCGGACTGGCATTGAACGAGTCGCCATTTGGTATCACTTTAACAAAAGAAAACACGGTTGGTGCAGGGATTAGTAGCAGCTCTTCTGTTTCGGATGTGATCACTCAGATGCGCGATTTTAATGGGGATGGTATCCCTGATGTAGTTATAGACGAGGGAGATAAAGTGTACTATCGTCCAATTACCAGACGCGCAAATGGTACGCTTCAAATAGGTAGTAAGGTTCGTATTTATATCGATGGAATTAGTAGGACGCGAAACTCATCTACGGGGTATCAGGTTGAAGTAATCGGCCCTCAGGCTGCTCAACTCACTCACATGAATGTGTCATTCAGTGATGGGAATTCTGAAGTCCTTCGAGATGTGATTGACTATAACGCCGATGGTTATCCAGACTTAATCTACCCCGATGGCAATACAGCTAAAGTTTTGTTTGGGGAGATGAGCGATAATGGAGAGTATCACTTTAGGGGATCAAGTGAAAGTACTTTTAACCCTGTAGTTAAGGGGCAAAATGCGGTTGCGGCGCCTCAAGGAGATAATCTTCAACCGATGGAGATTGTTAGAGTTTGGGAGGCTTTTGAAACCGGTCAAATTCGTATCACAGGACTTGCCAGTATGTATCCTGGTGCTACAGGTACAGCTCAAGTAGCAGTCCAACACAATGAGGCCTTTCAAAACGGTGGCTTTCAAACAATAACCCCTACTTCTCCCTCATCGGTTGCACATTTCTTGTATTTGAATGTGGCCAAAGGCGATAAAATTTTCTTTCGAATGAGAGCGGGAGAAGATGGACAGTCCGACTTGGTGAAATGGAACCCTGTGATACGATATACAAGTGGTAATCGGTTGGACGGTCAAAACACAAACTGGGGTGTTTCATCTAGTCAGGCTGGTTTTTTACTTTCTTCTGGGGAAGGGGCGACATTTCAGGGAGATCAGGAGTTTCGTGTTCAATTGAATTATTCTAATAATCCAATCTATTCCGATGAGGTTAATGTGGCCATAGATGTTTATGTTAACGGAGTTCTTTCCAATACCTATTATCAAACTGTAGAGGAAGGTACATCGAGCTCTCCGACTAATTCTATTGCTCCCTTTGTTGGGTTAACAGGTTCTAATTACTACAAGGTAGCAGGATTGACTTCTTCGGATGTTGTAAGTCTGCAATTCCGTCTCACTTCTTCTTCTAACATTCTTTGGACTGGATTACTTTGGACGCCTGTTGTGGAATTTAAAAATGATTGTGTTAATCCAGTAGAAGAACTGTATCCAACTCCCGAATATGTGACCTACAATAAGTTGGATGAACATGGATATCAAACTGATTTGGGAATTCTTTCATCTGGAGTTGATTATCAACTATTGCCCGTTATCGATGACGCAGGTGTAAGTAGCGTCATTGACAAACCCGATGACGTTTCACAAGACGTGGTATACATGACTCTCAAGAATTCGGGCGTCATGGCAGAGAAAATAGCCATTGTCTTTGATGGTGTGAAAGGAACCATCACTTACAAGAATGTTGACATGACCCAAGGAGTTGGTCCTTATGATATGGCGTTTGTTGGGAAAACGACGCTCAACTCCAGTAGTTTTACAAGTGCGTCAAAAGCATATTTCACGAAAACTTCAATTGATCAGAAAGCTCAAATTGAGTTTTTCGCTAAAGGTCCTTACGCGCAAGCTTTACTGGATTATATCCAGAACAATCTCGCTAAATTCAGCCTGTACTCTCCTTCTGGTTTAGTTCGAAGTATTACTGCCTATGACCTCGGTTTTTTTCACAGAGAAATAGAGCTCCTTCAGATGAATTACAAGCATTGGGGAGTGTTCGGTTGGAAACCTCATGAGGATTCAATGAATTACCCTATCCAACGAGCGCAATTGCATATTCCACTAGGGAATGATCCGAGTGCGTATGATACTACTTACATCAAGAATCATCCAGATGAGTACGATGCGAGTAAGTATAAGTTCTGGCCGCTTTATGCAATAAGAGGTGAGAATGTTGGAGATCTATGGGGTTATCAGAAGAGCCTGATAACTTCAGATCGCAATAGAGACCGATACGGAATAAATGGTCAAGCTATCGCTGCATTTCGTTTGGCGGGGGGCTTTTCTCCTATCCTCGTCAATGAATTTGATCAATCGACGAATCTCCCAAGTATAAGTGTGGGTCCTTCGGATCCTAAGTTTACTGCACAGGGGCTTTTGACTCGAAGCACTTCTAGGTCGTTAGGAATTAGTAGTGGAACGGATCCAATAGCCTTTGCTGTGAGTGTTTCTCAACTTGGACTCTATTCTAAGCAATTATCATCTTTTACAGATTTGAATGGGGATGGTTATCCTGATATTCTTGTGGATGACGATGTGATTAAGGGGCAGTTTACAAATCCTCAAGGAGGATTGGGAGCTCAAGTGGAAGTTCCACGAATATCAATACTCGGTCAAGGTACTTCTCTAGGGGGGAATGCTGCCTGGTCTGGCTCTTACACAACAGAATCAAGGAAATTTACCCTTTCTGGTAACCTTGGGGCAGGATACCGCGCTTCGAAATCTCGAACGTCTATCATTGACGTTAATGGTGATGGGATTCCAGATTCGTATGAAGATGACTTATTTAGTGAGAAGTTCCGATTGGGGTATGGATATGGCTTTGAAGCAAACGTTTTTGATGCTATCGGAACCATCCGCAATCATGCCTATGATATTTCACTTTCAGGTAATCTAGCTCCAATTGCCGTATCCTATTCATGGTGGGTACGATCTTTAAGTGGTGGGCTTAACGTGAATAGAGCAGGTAATTACTCCGAGAGGTTCTATTTTGATTTTAACGGAGATGGTCTGACTGATTATATAGATTTGACTGCAGCTGATGACCTATGGCTCAATACGGGATCGGAATTTGAAGCTTATGATATAACGGGTTACAATCTTACCCAAGGAACCGAAAACTATAATAAATCGGGAAGTACGGGTGTGTCAGCGCAAGTCACCTTTACACTAGGTCCCATCCTTTGGGGGTTGAAGGTCCCTGTAACGGCAGGATACAGTGATAACTTCTCGATTGATCGATTGAAAACCAGCTTCATGGATATGAACGGAGATGGTGCTCCCGATTATGTGGAAACAGAGGATGGGGACTTAAAGGTTTATTACGCAACGTTTGGAGATGCGAATAAATTAAAATCCGTTACCAACCCTTTGAAGGGCAAGTTCACTATTACCTATGAAGTAGTTGGAAACAAGCAGGGATACCACGAGCCTGTTGTTCGAACTCATCTCAGTGAATTGGAGAATGAGAAAATCTATTGGGATATGCCGTCGGCTAAATGGGTGATGAGTTCTGTGGTTGTGTCAGATGGGCATCTTATCACAGATGGAACAAATGACCTAGATGGCGTAGATGAATATGAAACGAAGTTCGCATACGACGGAGGGATTCGGATTCGAAGAGAGAGAGAATTCGCAGGGTTTACGCGTGTCGCTACCATTCAACCCAATCAATTGGGAGAACGAGAAGACTTTTGTGCAGAATCCAATGATTTTGAAATTGAAAAGAAAAGATATATTAAAGACGAGTATGATTGTCCATTCAAACTCAATTATGATACAACGTCAGTAAGAAGAACAGGACAATACAATATGAATGTCCTTGAATATAGAGCTCCAAAAGGTACTTCACCTCGAGATATGGGTCGCTATTTGTATGAGCAGGGTATATTGGAGAATACTTATTTACTCCATGTTCATGAGTGGAGAGATTCAGTTCGAGTGGATACTCTGAATTTGGGTTACGATTGTTCTGACCCTTCAGTTGAATATGGGGCTCATCATTATGATTCATGGACTCACCAACACATAGAACTCATTTCCGACGAAGGGGTAGATTTTGAACTTCGTCTCGTTGAAAGTGGGGTTTCCAAAATGTCTACTTATGGAGGTACGCTAGGAGAGGTCATTGAGCAAGGTGCAAAAGATTGGCTATTAGTGGATGAAGTGTACACCTCTGATAATCTCCCGGATTATATCACTGTATTTCCTGCGGTCACGGATAAGCGAAACATTAATTTCCCAGTTGTAGAAGACCGTTCTGGGATCAATCTTCAGAAGTATCATTTAGAATTTGACAAGTATTTCAATGTGGTGTGGTTTGAAGATTTTGGCACGCTGAATACAGCTCAAGTAGATACGATACCTGTAGATACCATTTATACAGGACACTATGAGTATTTGACGCAGCAAAACAGCTGTGCAGATTTGGATATGGTCCCTGGCCTTGATGTTGTCCCGATAGATGATTACCACTACTATGTTTATGTGGAATGCGACTCCCCTTCATACGAGCCAGACACCATTTATGGTCTCTACGAAAACACTTCTGGATGCGGAAATCAGGAAGGAATTGGTCCACGAGCCGTATGTGATGGGAATGAACTTGCAGAATTCACAAGTACGCATAGGAAATGGGTAATTGAAGAAACGATTATCTATAAGCTCGTTGACAAGAGTACGTATGATTTCAGGATTATTGCGGTCATGGATTATTTTAGTCCGACATCAGCAAATAATAGAACCAATGTGTTACAAGAGCACTGGGTGTATACTCAGTCTGTTAGTCCTTCCAATATTCGCAGACACTCCAAGGTAGAATCACTTACCACAAATAAGAAGGCTGTTCAGCAAATGGGGCAGTATTTGTCGCCTAGTGATGTAATGCTAACTGACTTCACCTATGATGCGATGGGGAATTTGACTCAGGTTGAAGCTCCTCAGGTTCCTGGTCAAGGTAGGCCAACCACAACATTTGTTTATGATTCAGACGTTTCTCAATTTGTTGAACGTGTGAACAATCCTTATGGCGATTTTGCGTGCACCATTTATGATATCGGGTATCAACAAGTGCTCCAGACTACAGATATCAATGGTCAAGTTATGCGATTTGCATTTGATCAATATCGACGACCTTCTAGAGTTTGGGCACCTCGAGAATTGAGTAGCTCCTCAAAGGAACCTACCATTTCATTCGAGTATCACCCATTTGATACACATCCGTATGCTTCCACTTATCACAATACAGGAAATGCATCTACAGTGGTTAGTTATGGAAGTGCTTCAACCTCATGTGACGCGTTAGTTCCTGAGAATACACTTGATACAGTGATTTCAACAGCTGCTCAAACTATCACATTTACAGACGGATTGAGTAGAGCGATCCAAGTCCAAACATTAACAGATTGGGATGATCCTTCCTCAGGAACGGACCATTCCATGGGAGTGGCTCGTCGTGTTTCCGGCTTCTCTGTGTACGATAAGTTTGGACAGGTTTATGTGCAACACAATGACACGCTCATCACAGGGACATCTGCTTCTACGATAGCCTTTGAAACGCTCTTAACGGATACGATGGGTAAGGTGAAGTTTGATTACCTCAATCGACCGACAGAGTCTATGTCTTTGTATCCTACGGGAGGGGCGAGTTCGAATGTCGATTGGTCAACCACGACAGTTAACCGTTCATGGTCTGTATTTAATGGAGAGTCTCGTTACACGGAAATTACCAATCTCGATGGAAAGTCGAGAGCTTATACGTATCAAGATCACAAAGGGCGTCAAGTAGGTTCTGCGCAGGAGGGTGTATCCTGGGCTGCGAATATGGAAATTACTCGATTCGTTTACGATGAACTGGGACAGCTTGATACAGTGATTGATCCCGCAAATCAAAAGACAACCTATCAATATGATTGGGTGGGGAGAATGATTGAAGAAGTTCATCCCGACCGAGGACGGACAACCAATACGTATGACTTAGGAGGAAACTTGGTTTCCGTGAGTACAGAGGGAACGAGGGAGTCCATAACTAATGGACAAATTACCTTTGATTACGACTTAAATCGTTTGGTTGGAAAGAAGATGCCCGCAGGTTCTAGCAATGAAGATCTTTACAACGTTGCGTTTACGTACGGACAGCGCGGAGATGGAAAGAATGGAGCTGGCAGAATTGTGACCGTTGAACAAGGGGACTCTTCGGCCCCATTCTTAGTAGAAACTTTGAAGTACGATGAACTGGGACAAACCTCTTTTCAGTCTAGGGTGATAAAAGTTCCACAAAAAGGCTTTAAGACATATACCACTAATTTCCGCTATGACTCATTTGGAAGGATGCTTCAGATGACCTATCCTGATAATGAGCAATTGGATTACCATTACACGGACTTAGGTAATTTACTTTGGGTGGATGTTAGCAATGGTTCATGCATCACGGTTCCAAACTTGATAGACACAATATCGTATGACGGTTACGATAACATCGTTTACATGAAGTATGGAAATGGTACAAAAATGAACTACGGATACCATCCTGTAACGCGTACCTTGTTGTCGAGTGACGTATTAGCATTGCCAAAAGGGTATCCGCATCAACAGCAAGTTATGGACAGAAGCTACAGCTATAACAGCTTAGGTATGATTTCAGCATCTGAGATCACTCCACACCGACTGTTTATGGCGACATCTTCAAAACTTACAACGACCTATACGTATGACGGTTTAATGCGGCTTAAAGAAGCAAGTACGTCCATGAGTTCGGTGAGCTTTGACGCTGCAGATGATCCTGGAACCCCACCGGTTACTTATAGTGCCTACTCAGGGACGGTTCACGAGGTGTCCATGGATTATGACCTTTCCGGTAGGATTACAAATAAGGTCAGTGATCCTCAGGGCTCGTATCCTATGACGAACTTGTCAAGTCTTGATTACAGTTTGTCCATGGTTTATGACGGATCTAAAAAGCATAAGCTAACGAGCTCCTCAGAAATTACTCCATCAGATACTGCAAATACGACGTACGATTACAACAACTCTGGAAGTATTAAAGAGATAAATCGTAACTTATCAGGGAGTACGCTGGGAAGTATTCGAATATTGTGGAATGAAGAACAGCAGATGATTGCCGATAGCAATGATCGTGGAATTCATCACTACGTATACGACTACAATGGAGAACGAATCATGAAGGCGAGTTTTACCACATCAACGGTCAACATCAACGGAGATGTATACACGCAAACCGGCACTTTAGATGCCTACAAAGTGTATGTGAATCCGTATGTGGTAGCAGAACATTTCGACACGGAAGATCGCCTTACTTTCCATTATTACATGGGAATGCAACGGGTAGCCAGCGGACGCTTTACGGAGCAGACTTATCAGAGTCAACAGAAAGCAGCGTCGGAATCTCAAGATTCCTCGGAAGATCTTGTGTTGAATCAACTGGAGGAAATCCTCAGTGAGTTCAAGCTCAATAAAGGAGAAGATTATACGAGGGAAGAGTTGGAATCACCAGCTTCTGTGATTCAATCCTATCCAGATCTTTCATCGGGAAAGGCAGAAGGGATGTCTACAGATCTCTCTCCAACTACCAACGATGGAGTGAACGAAGTAAATTGCGGAGATCGCACTACGGAAGTCTACTGGTACCACCCGAACTACTTGGGTTCTGTCGACCTCATAACCGATTTAGATGGGCAAGTTCATCAATTCTTCCTCTACAATGCTTGGGGCGAGAACATGAGCGAATACAATGCGCAACCGCAAGGGTTTGATAGTCCGTACAGGTTCAACGGTAAAGAAGTAGATGAGGAGACTGGGCTAGCATACTACGGGGCTAGATATTATGATAACCAGTTGAGTATTTGGTTGAGTGTGGATCCGATGGCGATGGAAGGGATTAATTTGACCATGACGTCGTACCAGTTTACTAATAATAACCCTATAAATCTTGTGGATCCTAATGGCACGAATGCGAATCCTGT